One region of Rhizobium sp. WYJ-E13 genomic DNA includes:
- a CDS encoding amidase yields the protein MTEAVMTADEIAFMSVAELGRAYRNGSLSPVDVVRASIQRLERLEPALNAVAQRLDETAHANAEQAGEELRSGRDRGALHGIPVAIKDLIEVKGAPTGYGSRVRPPAMASEDSLLVQWLREAGAIILCKSNLLEYAYGIAHPDVGQTNNPHDVGRTSGGSSGGSAALVAAGILPLAIGTDTGGSIRIPASYCGIVGLKPTFGLVPLNGVFPLSWSLDHAGPLARNVTDTALLLEVLAGKAFPLSAPSLQGVRIGAVQFHCDSPELTPAVAANLAETLERLETAGAVVKRIDIPELTLANSELRRIILPEASVIHAPLHAENPAGYAPRTRSQVEAGFEAKAVDYIRAQEFRVKLRNAVEAIFSDIDVLLGPSVPFPAPITDPEFTEDGEEGEMLSSGFANMTGQPSLSLPSGMDGHLPLGLQLTGPIGSDGKLLQIALGIEAALDAYRRPSPAAVL from the coding sequence ATGACGGAGGCGGTGATGACGGCGGACGAAATCGCATTCATGAGCGTAGCCGAGCTTGGGCGAGCCTATAGAAACGGTTCGCTTTCCCCTGTCGATGTCGTACGTGCCAGCATTCAACGGCTGGAGAGGCTGGAACCTGCCCTGAATGCCGTCGCGCAGAGACTGGATGAGACGGCGCATGCAAACGCCGAACAGGCAGGCGAGGAGCTGCGGTCCGGCAGGGATCGCGGAGCGTTGCACGGCATTCCGGTCGCCATCAAGGATCTGATCGAGGTCAAGGGCGCTCCGACCGGCTATGGCAGCAGGGTGCGGCCACCTGCCATGGCAAGCGAGGACAGCCTGCTGGTGCAGTGGCTGCGGGAGGCTGGTGCGATCATCCTCTGCAAGTCCAACCTGCTCGAATATGCCTATGGCATTGCCCATCCTGACGTCGGCCAGACGAACAATCCCCATGATGTCGGGCGCACGTCCGGCGGCTCCAGCGGTGGCTCGGCCGCTCTCGTCGCCGCCGGCATACTGCCGCTTGCGATCGGCACGGATACGGGCGGCTCGATCCGCATCCCCGCCTCCTATTGCGGCATCGTCGGACTGAAGCCGACATTCGGACTGGTGCCTCTTAACGGCGTCTTCCCGCTCTCCTGGAGCCTCGATCATGCTGGCCCTCTGGCGCGCAACGTTACGGATACGGCGCTGTTGCTCGAAGTGCTGGCCGGCAAGGCATTTCCACTTTCTGCGCCTTCGCTGCAAGGCGTCAGAATCGGCGCGGTGCAATTCCATTGCGACAGTCCCGAGCTGACGCCGGCAGTCGCCGCCAATCTCGCCGAAACACTCGAGCGGCTCGAGACAGCGGGGGCAGTCGTCAAGCGCATCGACATTCCGGAGCTTACGCTCGCCAATTCGGAACTGCGCCGGATCATCCTGCCCGAGGCCTCCGTCATCCACGCTCCGCTCCACGCCGAAAATCCTGCGGGGTATGCGCCACGCACGCGATCGCAGGTGGAGGCTGGTTTCGAAGCGAAGGCGGTGGATTACATCAGAGCACAGGAATTCCGCGTCAAGCTTCGCAATGCCGTCGAAGCGATATTCAGCGACATCGACGTGCTTCTCGGACCGAGCGTACCCTTCCCCGCGCCGATTACGGATCCGGAATTCACCGAGGACGGCGAGGAAGGCGAAATGCTCTCCAGCGGCTTCGCCAACATGACCGGTCAGCCATCCCTCAGCCTGCCATCAGGCATGGACGGGCATCTGCCGCTTGGACTGCAATTGACCGGCCCGATCGGTAGCGACGGGAAACTGCTGCAGATCGCGCTCGGTATCGAGGCCGCACTCGATGCTTACCGCAGGCCATCCCCTGCGGCAGTTCTCTAG
- a CDS encoding M14 family zinc carboxypeptidase — MSTILDLDVPRTLDVLVSELIANPPGIPVEAWVFDDAPSRQAAEEKLAAVGITARIRSSYKPLVYFFLEELHIASLAKVEIGYPVHSAADPQRFLIEAYPLAALVGDAKIAFHANTLDLTYDVTLTTKAGEMKTYTVFAPNVVEDDHVGRPVLRCCGWHRGERLKTDFETMFLAAVDAVKQQTWGRKQPYFDRLRIAVDLPARDLDLDFCSESISLREAMHEDLFFSLRECLDAEMGAMAGQGGARPGQVVPDISGTDGNPRIVMTVEDFGEHEETAGEDIDIATATRPLKIGQIRRELAKIEGEPIKAISREGREVLGRYHKGPGPAVLISSGQHANETSGPVGALRAAQMLAADPSQHFAIVPVENVDGYELHQRLIVENPFHMHHAARYTAFGDDLSFTVPPPIYEREARGKALELSSAKLHLNLHGYPSHEWTRPMSGYLPRGFELWTIPKGFFLIVCTHPGWEAIGETILEEVTKRLAEDKSLVEFNARQIDCVRLHMPNAPFEVRYGIPVLKQVGSLYQAPVTIITEATDETVYEQVFVDCHEAQTRTVLYAVEVYRRLAANSDFPSV, encoded by the coding sequence ATGAGCACTATTCTCGATCTCGACGTTCCGCGCACGCTCGACGTGCTTGTTTCCGAGCTGATCGCCAATCCGCCGGGCATCCCGGTTGAAGCGTGGGTCTTCGACGATGCGCCCTCGCGGCAGGCTGCAGAAGAAAAGCTGGCCGCCGTCGGCATTACGGCGCGCATCCGCAGCTCCTACAAGCCGCTCGTCTATTTCTTCCTTGAGGAATTGCATATCGCGTCTCTTGCCAAGGTGGAGATCGGTTATCCCGTTCATTCTGCCGCCGACCCGCAACGCTTCCTGATCGAGGCCTATCCGCTGGCGGCTCTCGTTGGCGATGCCAAAATTGCCTTTCACGCCAACACGCTCGATCTCACCTACGATGTCACGCTGACCACCAAGGCGGGAGAGATGAAGACCTATACAGTCTTTGCCCCCAACGTCGTGGAGGATGACCATGTCGGCAGGCCGGTGCTGCGCTGCTGCGGCTGGCATAGAGGCGAACGGTTGAAGACTGATTTCGAGACGATGTTCCTGGCGGCCGTCGATGCCGTCAAGCAGCAGACATGGGGGCGCAAGCAACCCTATTTCGACCGGCTGCGCATTGCAGTCGACCTGCCGGCCAGGGATCTCGATCTCGATTTCTGCAGCGAGAGCATCAGCCTGCGCGAAGCCATGCATGAAGACCTGTTCTTCAGTCTGCGCGAATGCCTGGATGCCGAAATGGGCGCGATGGCGGGGCAGGGCGGCGCAAGACCAGGCCAGGTCGTTCCCGATATCAGCGGCACCGACGGCAATCCACGCATCGTCATGACCGTCGAGGACTTCGGCGAGCACGAGGAGACCGCAGGCGAGGATATCGATATCGCCACGGCAACGAGGCCCCTTAAGATCGGTCAGATCCGCCGCGAACTCGCGAAGATCGAAGGCGAGCCGATCAAGGCCATTTCGCGTGAGGGGCGTGAAGTGCTCGGCCGCTACCACAAGGGGCCGGGACCGGCCGTGCTCATCTCCTCGGGCCAGCATGCCAATGAGACCAGCGGTCCGGTCGGGGCGTTGCGCGCCGCGCAAATGCTCGCTGCTGATCCCAGCCAGCACTTTGCCATCGTTCCGGTGGAGAATGTCGATGGATATGAGCTGCATCAGCGACTGATCGTCGAGAACCCCTTCCATATGCATCACGCTGCCCGCTACACAGCCTTCGGTGACGACCTCTCTTTCACCGTTCCGCCGCCGATCTACGAGCGCGAGGCACGCGGCAAGGCCCTTGAGCTGTCATCCGCCAAGCTGCATCTCAATCTGCACGGCTATCCCTCCCATGAGTGGACCCGGCCTATGTCGGGCTACCTGCCGCGCGGCTTCGAACTCTGGACCATCCCTAAAGGCTTCTTCCTGATTGTCTGCACTCATCCGGGCTGGGAGGCGATCGGCGAGACGATCCTTGAAGAGGTGACCAAACGTCTTGCCGAGGACAAGAGCCTCGTCGAATTCAATGCCAGGCAGATCGATTGCGTCCGCCTCCACATGCCGAATGCTCCCTTCGAGGTGCGCTACGGCATTCCGGTTCTCAAGCAGGTCGGTTCGCTCTATCAGGCTCCGGTAACGATCATCACCGAAGCGACCGACGAGACGGTTTACGAGCAGGTCTTCGTCGATTGCCACGAGGCGCAGACGCGCACCGTGCTCTATGCCGTTGAGGTCTATCGCCGATTGGCGGCCAACAGCGATTTTCCGTCGGTGTGA
- a CDS encoding ABC transporter permease, translating to MVSSQTKSRSLFRHTPLELILGILLTAGMVLLVVFSDVIFGTKADMMDLRARLLPPFVSLNHIFGTDPLGRDVLARIAAGGKISLIVGLLSVTGATIVGTIAGLIAGYFRGVADMILMRIADVQLAMPFMLMALTFIAIVGPGLPILISLMIIAQWVQYARLVRGLVLSLRDREFIQSARAIGVGRMRIILVHILPNIIGPIIVLMTLNVANNILLESSLTFVGLGVDASIPSWGGMLADGRTYVQSAWWVSVFPGFAIMFTVLGLNLLGDWLRDYLDPTREK from the coding sequence ATGGTATCCTCTCAGACAAAGTCCCGATCCCTCTTCCGCCATACGCCGCTGGAACTCATCCTCGGCATCCTGCTCACCGCCGGGATGGTTCTGCTTGTCGTCTTCTCCGATGTGATATTCGGAACCAAGGCGGACATGATGGATCTTCGCGCCCGACTGTTGCCGCCATTCGTCAGCCTCAATCATATTTTCGGTACCGATCCCCTCGGCCGCGACGTGCTGGCGCGCATTGCCGCCGGCGGCAAGATTTCTCTGATCGTCGGATTACTGTCGGTCACCGGCGCGACCATCGTCGGCACGATCGCCGGGCTGATTGCCGGCTATTTTCGCGGCGTCGCCGACATGATCCTCATGCGCATTGCCGACGTGCAGCTGGCCATGCCTTTCATGCTGATGGCGCTGACCTTCATCGCCATCGTCGGGCCGGGCCTGCCGATCCTCATTTCGCTGATGATCATCGCCCAGTGGGTGCAATATGCCCGTCTGGTGCGCGGCCTCGTGCTCTCCCTGCGCGATCGCGAATTCATCCAGTCGGCGCGAGCGATCGGCGTCGGTCGCATGCGGATCATTCTCGTACATATCCTGCCGAACATCATCGGCCCTATCATCGTGCTGATGACGCTGAACGTCGCCAACAACATCCTGCTGGAAAGCAGCCTGACCTTTGTCGGCCTCGGCGTCGACGCCTCCATTCCAAGCTGGGGCGGTATGCTCGCTGACGGGCGCACCTATGTGCAGTCGGCATGGTGGGTCAGCGTCTTCCCGGGCTTTGCCATCATGTTCACCGTTCTCGGGCTCAATCTGCTCGGTGACTGGCTTCGTGACTATCTCGATCCGACGAGGGAAAAATGA
- a CDS encoding ABC transporter permease: MPAYIAKRLLQALFVVIVVTLLVSYAIRLSGDPTAMLVSGGAAVTEQDLQNIRVGLGLDQPFHMQYLNFISGVIKGDFGKSFFGGTPVWSLIAQALPATLLLSFLSLILSFVISIPLGIHAAVKSGSWADQIVRILSLVGLSFPNFWLAIMLVLIFSIKLEWLPSSGFLAYSGLILPCLTLALILSAVNVRIVRSAMLETLSAQFILVSRAKGLKDRVVLYKHALRNCLIPLLTFVGLQFGDLLGGVVIVERVFNWPGMGSLAFDAISSRDYPVLQGTITVLALLIVLTNLVIDIAYGIIDPRIGRK; this comes from the coding sequence ATGCCAGCCTATATTGCCAAACGCCTCTTGCAGGCACTTTTCGTCGTGATCGTCGTCACGCTACTCGTTTCCTATGCGATCCGGCTGTCCGGTGATCCGACAGCCATGCTCGTCAGCGGCGGCGCTGCCGTCACCGAGCAGGATCTGCAGAATATTCGTGTCGGCCTTGGTCTCGACCAACCGTTCCACATGCAATATTTGAATTTCATCTCCGGCGTCATCAAAGGCGACTTCGGCAAGAGCTTCTTCGGTGGCACGCCGGTCTGGAGCCTGATTGCGCAGGCCTTGCCGGCAACGCTGCTCTTGTCCTTCCTGTCGCTCATCCTGTCCTTCGTCATTTCGATCCCGCTCGGCATTCATGCTGCGGTCAAGTCGGGCTCGTGGGCGGATCAGATCGTCCGCATCCTGTCGCTCGTCGGGCTATCATTCCCGAATTTCTGGCTGGCGATCATGCTGGTGCTGATCTTCTCAATCAAGCTGGAATGGCTGCCGTCCAGCGGCTTCCTGGCCTATTCGGGCCTGATTCTACCCTGCCTGACGCTGGCGCTCATCCTCTCGGCGGTCAATGTGCGCATCGTGCGCTCGGCCATGCTCGAGACCCTGTCGGCACAATTCATTCTCGTCTCCCGCGCCAAGGGGCTCAAGGACAGGGTCGTGCTCTACAAGCACGCACTGCGCAACTGCCTCATTCCGCTGCTCACCTTCGTCGGTCTGCAATTCGGTGATCTGCTCGGCGGGGTGGTTATCGTCGAGCGCGTCTTCAATTGGCCGGGCATGGGCAGCCTTGCCTTCGATGCCATCTCGTCGCGCGACTATCCCGTGCTGCAAGGCACGATCACCGTGCTGGCGCTGCTGATCGTGCTGACCAACCTGGTGATCGACATTGCCTATGGCATCATCGATCCGCGCATCGGGAGGAAGTGA
- a CDS encoding ABC transporter substrate-binding protein: protein MRYKNLFLAAAMSVLPLAATINAAHAAGTLTVALERDDGSWDPIDTFTLTWGRIGSNIFDGLVQRSTDLKLQPGLATAWEFLDDNKRIRFTLRKGVKFHDGEDFNAAAVKFTFDRLLGPEGAKGPQQANYTSIGEVKVIDDYTVDFILKSPDPVLITKLAGYGGMIVPPKYIQEKGDEYFNLHPVGTGPFKFADYKPKISLTLEANADYWGGAPKLSGLVYRFISEAATQVSELQSGGIDIATLVPISLIDTIKGDPKLEVESITGPDVAMLRFNNTDGITKDPAVRKALIQAVDREAIIEQILQGNGNPIASLQSSLSLGYDPNLKPIPFDPAAAKAALDKAGVKPGTSLELSFVGTDATFREVSQTVAAYLQAVGINASLKSYETNVYYTDIIAHGKTGSLYQFQWGGWTFDFDNTAYLLYHSGQFWNPYIKDAKLDQLLEAQRSTYNVDERKKILGEVAAYAADQAFEMPLYNGNTLYAINKRVKNLAPTPDVRFRFVDVSVD from the coding sequence ATGCGATATAAAAATCTCTTTCTTGCCGCCGCAATGTCGGTCCTGCCGCTTGCTGCAACCATCAATGCCGCCCACGCTGCCGGAACACTGACCGTCGCGCTCGAACGCGATGACGGCAGCTGGGATCCGATCGATACGTTCACGCTGACCTGGGGCCGTATCGGCAGCAATATTTTTGACGGTCTCGTCCAGCGCAGCACGGACCTGAAGCTGCAGCCCGGCCTCGCCACAGCCTGGGAATTCCTTGACGACAACAAGCGCATCCGTTTCACGCTGCGCAAGGGCGTGAAATTCCACGACGGTGAGGACTTCAACGCCGCAGCCGTCAAGTTCACCTTCGACCGTCTCCTCGGGCCGGAAGGTGCCAAGGGGCCACAGCAGGCCAATTACACCTCGATCGGCGAGGTCAAGGTCATCGACGATTACACCGTCGATTTCATCCTGAAGAGCCCCGATCCGGTACTGATCACCAAGCTTGCCGGTTATGGCGGCATGATCGTGCCGCCGAAATATATCCAGGAGAAGGGTGACGAATATTTCAACCTGCATCCGGTCGGCACCGGCCCGTTCAAATTCGCCGACTACAAGCCGAAGATCAGCCTGACGCTGGAAGCCAACGCCGATTACTGGGGCGGCGCACCGAAGCTGTCTGGCCTCGTCTACCGCTTCATTTCCGAAGCCGCGACCCAGGTCTCCGAGCTGCAGTCGGGTGGCATCGATATTGCAACGCTCGTGCCGATCAGCCTGATCGATACGATCAAGGGTGATCCCAAGCTGGAAGTGGAAAGCATCACCGGTCCTGACGTCGCCATGCTGCGCTTCAACAATACCGACGGTATCACCAAGGATCCGGCGGTGCGCAAGGCGCTGATCCAGGCGGTCGACCGCGAGGCTATCATCGAGCAGATCCTGCAGGGTAATGGCAACCCGATTGCAAGCCTTCAGAGCTCGCTGTCGCTTGGCTATGATCCCAATCTGAAGCCGATACCCTTTGATCCCGCAGCCGCAAAGGCAGCCCTCGACAAGGCTGGCGTGAAACCCGGCACCAGCCTGGAGCTTTCCTTCGTCGGCACCGACGCGACCTTCCGCGAAGTGTCCCAGACGGTCGCCGCCTATCTTCAGGCCGTCGGCATCAATGCCTCGCTGAAGTCCTATGAGACCAACGTCTATTACACCGATATCATCGCGCACGGCAAAACCGGTTCACTCTACCAGTTCCAGTGGGGCGGCTGGACCTTCGACTTCGACAATACGGCCTATCTGCTCTATCACAGCGGCCAGTTCTGGAATCCCTACATCAAGGACGCCAAGCTGGATCAACTGCTCGAAGCGCAGCGCTCGACCTATAATGTCGATGAGCGCAAGAAGATCCTGGGCGAGGTCGCAGCTTATGCAGCCGACCAGGCCTTCGAGATGCCCCTCTACAACGGCAATACGCTCTACGCGATCAACAAGCGCGTGAAGAACCTGGCGCCGACCCCGGACGTGCGTTTCCGCTTTGTAGACGTATCGGTCGACTAA
- a CDS encoding ABC transporter ATP-binding protein produces the protein MSRSTESNSASASAILSVRSLSVDFRSGQFRAVKSLSFDVRPGKTLAIVGESGSGKSVTSRAIMRLTDFSGGRISGGEILFQSRNGPVDLVTASPDRIRQIRGGEIAMIFQEPMTSLDPVFSIGDQIVEAILLHQKTTRAEANRIARDMLEKVRIPDADAMMKRYPHQLSGGMRQRVMIAMALSCRPKLLIADEPTTALDVTIQAQILNTIRELQRELGMAVIFITHDMGVVAEMADDVIVLRHGEKLEDAPVRALFSNPQHPYTQALLAAVPRLGSMSGKAPPNSEALEAARFDSKLPLLQVDGLTARFAARRSLFGRLTHRIHAVEGISFEIAAGETLALVGESGSGKSTTGRMLQQIMEPTGGKIRFRGRDVAEMDPREKRSLLQRIQYIFQDPYAALDPRQRVAASIAEPMIVHKLQPNKAAVEARTLALLDRVGLPREYRTRFPHELSGGQRQRVCIARALASDPELIIADESVSALDVSIQAQILDLLLELQRERGLSYLFITHDMAVVEKISHRVAVMYLGQIVEIGSRQEIFENPQHPYTRKLLSAIPVPDPDRNIDTTLLTGAIPSPVRKIGDEPALLQYSRFSSSHFVAAEPQKLSETIP, from the coding sequence ATGAGTAGATCGACCGAGAGCAACAGCGCTTCCGCTTCCGCCATTCTCTCGGTTCGCTCACTGTCCGTCGACTTCAGGTCCGGCCAGTTTCGGGCCGTCAAATCGCTGAGTTTCGATGTCAGGCCAGGCAAGACGCTCGCCATTGTCGGTGAATCCGGCTCGGGGAAGTCGGTAACGTCGAGGGCCATCATGCGCCTCACCGATTTTTCCGGCGGCCGCATCAGCGGCGGCGAGATCCTCTTCCAGAGCCGCAACGGGCCGGTCGATCTGGTGACCGCGAGCCCCGACCGCATCCGGCAGATCCGGGGAGGGGAGATCGCCATGATCTTCCAGGAGCCGATGACCTCGCTCGATCCGGTTTTTTCGATCGGCGACCAGATTGTCGAAGCCATCCTCCTGCATCAGAAGACCACGCGCGCTGAGGCCAACCGTATCGCGCGGGACATGCTGGAGAAGGTTCGCATTCCCGACGCCGATGCGATGATGAAACGTTATCCGCATCAGCTCTCCGGCGGCATGCGCCAGCGCGTGATGATTGCCATGGCGTTGTCCTGCCGTCCCAAGCTGCTGATCGCCGACGAGCCAACGACTGCGCTTGACGTGACAATCCAGGCGCAGATCCTCAATACAATCCGCGAACTGCAGCGTGAGCTCGGCATGGCCGTGATCTTCATCACCCATGACATGGGTGTTGTTGCCGAGATGGCTGATGACGTGATCGTGCTGCGCCATGGCGAAAAGCTGGAGGATGCCCCGGTCCGGGCGCTGTTTTCCAATCCGCAGCATCCTTACACGCAAGCCCTGCTTGCGGCCGTGCCGCGTCTCGGCAGTATGTCGGGCAAGGCGCCGCCGAATAGTGAGGCACTGGAAGCGGCCCGCTTCGACAGCAAGTTGCCGCTGCTGCAGGTCGATGGTCTGACGGCGCGCTTTGCTGCGCGCAGAAGCCTGTTCGGCCGCCTGACGCATCGCATCCATGCGGTTGAAGGCATTTCCTTCGAGATTGCCGCCGGTGAGACGCTGGCACTTGTCGGCGAATCCGGCAGCGGCAAATCGACGACCGGCCGCATGCTGCAGCAGATCATGGAGCCGACTGGCGGCAAGATCCGCTTCCGTGGTCGCGATGTCGCCGAAATGGATCCGCGCGAGAAGCGTTCCCTGCTGCAGAGGATCCAGTATATTTTCCAGGATCCTTACGCGGCACTTGATCCACGCCAGCGGGTAGCTGCCAGCATCGCCGAGCCTATGATCGTGCACAAATTGCAGCCGAACAAGGCAGCGGTCGAGGCTCGCACGCTCGCCCTGCTCGATCGCGTCGGCCTGCCGCGCGAATACAGAACGCGTTTTCCGCATGAACTCTCTGGTGGCCAGCGCCAACGTGTCTGCATCGCCCGTGCGCTCGCCAGCGATCCGGAACTGATCATAGCGGATGAATCGGTCTCCGCGCTCGACGTTTCGATCCAGGCACAGATCCTCGATCTGCTTCTGGAGCTGCAGCGGGAGCGTGGGCTTTCCTATCTCTTCATCACCCATGACATGGCTGTGGTCGAGAAAATCAGCCACCGCGTCGCGGTCATGTATCTCGGCCAGATCGTCGAGATCGGCTCCCGGCAGGAAATCTTCGAGAACCCGCAGCATCCCTATACGCGCAAGCTGCTGTCGGCCATTCCTGTCCCCGATCCCGATCGCAACATCGACACCACGCTTCTGACCGGCGCGATACCGAGCCCGGTTCGGAAAATCGGCGATGAACCGGCGCTTCTGCAGTACAGCCGATTCTCGTCCTCCCACTTCGTTGCGGCCGAGCCGCAGAAGCTGTCCGAAACCATCCCATAG
- a CDS encoding winged helix DNA-binding protein, whose product MDKPKERKAPRELIVSSAHLALGSSPALSELEYGSILFSHAFNRWMVRCMAAAGVPSLSPVEILIIHSVRHRGRPKTLSDLCLVLDIEDTHIANYAVKKLDAAGLVKTGKSGKEKVIQVTDKGLEALTRYSDIRERLLVEATKLSGLSQDELSDIASHLRALSGYYEQAARSAATL is encoded by the coding sequence TTGGATAAACCGAAGGAACGAAAAGCCCCCCGCGAATTGATCGTGTCGTCCGCCCATCTGGCGCTCGGCAGTTCTCCGGCCCTCTCCGAACTTGAATACGGATCCATCCTTTTTTCTCACGCTTTCAATCGCTGGATGGTGCGATGCATGGCTGCAGCCGGGGTGCCGAGCCTGTCGCCGGTGGAAATCCTCATCATCCATTCCGTCCGTCATCGCGGCCGGCCGAAGACGCTTTCCGATCTCTGTCTCGTGCTCGATATTGAGGATACGCATATCGCCAATTACGCGGTGAAGAAGCTCGATGCGGCTGGGCTCGTCAAGACCGGAAAATCCGGAAAGGAAAAGGTGATCCAGGTCACCGACAAGGGCCTGGAGGCGCTGACACGCTATTCCGATATCCGCGAGCGTCTGCTGGTGGAGGCGACCAAGCTCTCAGGCCTTTCACAGGATGAACTCTCCGACATTGCCTCCCATCTGAGAGCCCTGTCGGGATATTACGAGCAGGCAGCGAGGTCAGCGGCAACCTTATGA